AACGCTCGGTCTAAATCCCCTTCCACCGCTCTTTGATTTATTCCCGGTCTTCAAGTTCGGTAATGGGAGCTTCCAACTGCCCCCTCTCCTTATGAGAGACCGTATTCACCTGTCAGGTTGATTGTAAAACTTGTTCCGCTCAGAGTCAAGTTTTTCCCTACAATTATTGGGAGCAGGAGCTTCAAGCAATTCCCTTTCAGAGCTCCCAATCCCAAAAGCCAAAGCAAACTACACTAACTTGGGCAGCTGAAGCTCTAAAACGGAATTGCCGTATGCCGAATTACACAGGCGTCTGGTAAAATTTGAAGTAAGGAGGAGGAATTGAGAGTAAGAACCGGAAGGGAAATCCGTCCGGAGAGCAGGCTTCTCGACGACCTGCTGAAAGAGATTGTTAAAGAACGCCTCAAGCACCGCATCTACGTTATAAAGTGGGTGCTTGTGGATACCAAGGGTTACTCCCTGTCCGACTACGACAGGTTTATCAAGTGGATTAACGACTTCCCGAAGGGAAGGAGAATCCACCCCGGCCTGCTCATAGACATTCTTACCGACCTCGGAATTCCCTACCAGGAAGTCTTCGAGGAAGCCCTCCGGAGAAGGGCACGGATTCTCAAGGAGAGAGAGCAGATTACCCATCTCTGATTACCCCGTCCATACGTTTTCTCCCAAAGCGGACTCTCTGCCACACGGCAGAGTCCGCTCCCTTTTCTGTAACGAGGGCCTCTTTTCTGAGGCGGGGCGGAAGCTCCTTGAGAACAGTTTCAAGGTCATCTACACCGACGGTAAGGAAAAGCTCCCCGGAGTAGTAGTCGAAGTGAAACTCACCTACTACTCCGATGCTCCTCAACTTCCAGAGTTCCCTCTTGAGCTTCTTAACCCGCTCTTCCTCGATGTTCGCCAGACGGATAACGCACCGCTTTTTCCTCGTCCTCAGTCTCAACTTGCCCTCCCAAGGTAGAGGTTTCTAAAGACCCGCTCCATGTTCCAAAAGCTCGCGGGACTGTCCTTGAGAGCAAAGCTAATCAGTAGGCCAATCGGGTTGACGTTGACCCTGGGACCGTAGCCCGAACCCGGCCGCAGGGAGAGAAGCTCGTAGATGTAGGCCGGGACGAACCAGTAGGAGCCGTAGATGTCCTTCAGGGCCTCGTACCGCCCCTCAACCCTGCCGAGGATTCCGGTGTCGCCGGCAAGCTTCATGACAGGGGCCGCAAGCTCTTTCAGGGCTTTGAGTATCCGCTGAAGCTCTTGTTTGTCAAGCCTTTCGGCCAATTTGTTAGTACTCCCTAACTTCGCCGCCTTTTGTTTGTCTTTTAAAACTTTAGGGTCTTTTCCCGTAGTTTCCGGTTTCTGTCGTTGGGTAGCGGTTTTACCGGTGACTTCCGCACATCTTCCTTCCCTCTCTCTTAGCTTTTTGTTATTTGACGAATTTTGAATATTATGTTTCTCTCCACCACCATATATATTATTAGATGTTGGTGGATATATAGATGTAGTAATTCTTTTCTTAGATGTAGTAAGGGACTCTTGGGCTTTTGGCTTACTTCCTCCTGCCGGTTTTTGGTGTCCGTCTATTGGGGAATTTTTCAGGTTGGTGTCCGTGTATTGGGGAATTTGGTGTCCGTCTATTGGGGAATTTTTAGGGGGTGTCCGTCTATTGGGGAATTTCTCTGAAAGGTGGCTTCGTGTTGGAGATTTTTCAGGGAGAGCAATGCTCCACTCCTTGAGGAAGGGGTGGGAGAGGGAGTAGAGCTGTGCTATCTCAAGGAGAGTCTCGTCCGGCCAGTGAACGGGGGAGCGGACGAAAAACTCCGTCCCTTTCCTTGAGGTTTTAACAGAGAGAACTCCTCTGCTTACGAGCTCCTCTGTTAGTTTCCCTACCGACGCCTTGTCTATCGAAATGGCTCTGGCTATACTCCTCGTGCTCGCAACTGCTTTACTGGTCTCTTTATCTTTGAGGTAGTGCAGGTAGAGGTAGAGAGCCTTGGCCTGTGCCGAGACGGGGAGCAGGAAGGCAATCTTCGGAACGGGGAAGAACCTGTTGTCGGGGTAGATAAAGGAGAGGTCCTGAGGCAGAACCAGCTCTACCTCGGTTCTTCCGCCCCTGCCCCTTTTTCCCTTTATCCACCTGACGAACTTATCGGGGTGCTCTCCTCCCGCCTCAACTACCGCAAGGCGATTGAGAGTTTCTATCTCCTTAAAGAGTTCCTCTATCCTTGACTTGCTCTTTGTTGAAAGGACTCTCCGGAGTTCCTCGGTGGTGGTTCTGGCTGTGCTCCCGTTAAAGCAAAGGGCATAGAGGTAGCCCATTCCGATTAGGAATCTTGCCTTCCACTTGAACCTGCTCCCTGCCTTAAAGAGAGCAGTTGGATACATCAGGAAAGAGGGGTTGGCGGCCCTGAGACGGACGGTAATGGTGTTGACTTCTTCAGGTTTGTGGCTTACAATTTCTTTAGGCATTTGTTGCCTCCTTTGTTTTTTGGGCATTTTGCCCTCCTTGTTTGGTTTGAGGTTTTCCCCGGCTGCCACCGGGGAAAACAATTCTTCCCTACGATTCTCCACAATTATACCAAAGCTCCCTTAGCGGGAGCTTCCCTTTTTTTCCAATCCACTCAGTATTCTCTGTAGTTTTAGAGCATATTGCCTATTATACTTTGGCGTTGTTGAGTGGTAGGTTGCTATGCCCTCCCAGCTCCAGCCGTGCTTTTTCACTTTGTTCACAAGGATTTGGCAGGCCTTGAGGTAGCTTTCGGGGAGCAGGAAGGCCTTTTCCGGGGGAAACCGGTGGACTGCGTAGTTAATCTGGAAGGGCCCGAGGTCGATGTTCCTGAAACCTCTCTTTATCAGTTCCCTTGCGGTATAGACGCACAGCTCGTAACTCTTACAGTCGTAGGAGTTCTCTCCCAGCTTCCGGAGCCACGGTATCTCAACTCTCACCGGGGAGTTTATCCTGATTACGTATGGGTAACCTGCCCTGCCCACTTCGGCCTTTGATATTGCCCACATCACTGCGTAGGGAACCGGACAGAGGGCGACCGCTTCTTTAAGAGTTAAGGCCGACGCCGAAGGGAAACCTGCGAGCAAGCTCGTCAGCAACAGCAGCAACAGCCTCACTCTCATTTAACCCCTCCTGAGCCATCTTTATAGCCAGTTCCTCCATGAAGAGGGCTACTCGATGGGAGTCTGTGGTAAAGAGCCAGTCGTGGAAGGGAGTAATGACCGGTAGGAGGACGGCACTCTTGTTTTTCCTGCCTCCGTAGTTCTTGAGGGCGAGGTGAAACTCCCTCTTGGGCCTGAGAAGCTCATCAACGCTGTCGGGGTTGGAGGTGTCGAAATACCTGAGGTCTTCTTCCCTGAAGGGAATCAGCCCTTTCTCTCTCAGCTCCTTCAGGTCTCCGTAAGGTTGGTTCATTGTTATAAAGATGAAGGTGCTCTTCAGGATTGCCGAGAGGTCAACTCCCCCTGTTTCTCCCGTGAAGTCCTTGAGATACTGGGAAATCAAGACTGCACCTGTCCCCAGTTTTCTGTAGGTTCTGAAAATTGTAACGAAGAAGTTTGCAATCTCCGGAGAAGAGAGAAAGCTCCAGATTTCGTCCCCCACAAAGCACTTGTGCTCCTTCCTGTTCCTGTAAGAGTAGTAGTTGACGTAGGAGAGGAAGACCATCAGGAGCGTTTCTACGAGGGCGGTGTTGTCCTGAACAGCTCCGAGCTCCAGGATAGAGACCTGAGCGTCTTCGTTGAAAGAGGTAGGGCGGTTGAAGAACTTGCCCAGCCCGTCTTCCTCGGTGTAGGCCGCAAGGATTGAGTAGAACCTCTGGGCCGTCTCCCTCTGGGTCTGAGTGGTGCCGAAGTCCTTTAAGAACCTCCTGAAGTCCCCCAGCAGGGGAACGGAAGAAGTCCCTCCTCTTCTCAGGAACTCGCTCACAGCTTCTGTGAGGACTCCCTCCTCGACGACGGTGAGCTTCCTGTCCCGTCCCAAAACTGCCCGCAGGAACGAGAGCAGAAGCCTGAGCTTCTCCGCCCTGTACTCCTTCTCCTCGTCGCTGACGGCCTTTATGGTCGTCCCGTCAAAGACGTTAAACGATACCGGATTCTCCAATGTGACTCTGTAGTAGTCTCCCCCTGCGTACTTGCAGAGCTTCACGTAGCTGTCCTGTTTGTCTATTACCCAGAGCTTTACTCCCTGGGCTATGAGGTCGGAAATGAAGTAGTTAGCCGTGTAGGACTTACCGCTTCCCGTGTCCCCCGTGATGATTGCGAGCCAGGCGTTGAGCATTGCGTCAAAGAGGGAGAAGTTAACGAGGTCTCCCTCTCTGGTCAGGAAGAGGGAGGAGGGCCTGCTTTCTGAGCCCGGAAACCGAATGGGCCCGAGGGTGTAGGAGTAGTCGCAGGCGTTAGAGAGCATGGTTCTCCTGCGGTATTCTGTGGCGTTTATCCTTGCAGGCAAGGACTGCAAGAGGGTGTGAACGGGCGTGTACCTGTCCACCTCTACCTCGTCCTCTCCAAAGAGGGAGACCTCCTGTCCGTCTTCCCCCCTCACCTTGACTCTCTTCAGCCTCTTGAGGTAGCTCTGGACCTCTACCGGAGTGCCTCCGTAGAGGACTCCGTTGAAGTCAAAGAAGATAGGGCGGTCTCCCCTGTGGATTCTCCTTTCAAACTCCATCAGCTCGTCGTATTTGTCCTGAACCTCTGCATCTTCCGGAGACTGGCGGTAGGCGTTCTTAATCATTCTCTTTGTGATTAGTTCGAAGCTCTTTCCGAGAACCTTCTGGGAGAAGTAGATTGAGAAGTTGAGAACGCAGTCGCCCTCCCAGTAGTCAAGGAGGAACCTTCCCATCTGCCCTACCGTGAACTGGGTCAGTTTTTTGAACCTTATCGGGTAGGCCGGAGTTTCGTCTATCCTCAGGTAGGAGAGGCGGTTCACCTTGTCGTTTACCACCTCGCAGTATGACTGAGAAACAGCGTCTGGAATGGACTCAAATGCCGGCGGGTTTACCAGGTAGCTCTTCCTGGGGTTGAGGACGAAGTAAAAGAGGGAGAGGACTTCTTCTTTCGTTGCCTCCCTTGCCTTTACTCCGACGCTTTCGAGGGCCGAAATCAGCTTCCCTGCTGCGTTTCTTACAACCTCCTCCGAGTCTTCCTCTCCGTAGAAGGGAAGAAGCTCCCTTACCGCCGCAGGGATTGAACCTTTCTCGGGGAGGGAGGAAACGGTTATGAAGAGTCTGGTTCTCCTGGGAACCGGGATTCTTCCCTCTGCACCGGAAGCTCTCTCTTCAATCAGGGAGATTACTCCCCGGGAGAGCTTCCGGAACCTCTCGGGCCTTTTCTGCGTGAGCTTTTCATACTCCCTGAGGAACTCTTCCACCTTACGGTCCCTGACTACCGTGATGTCAACTTTCAGGCCGTCTTCGAAGTCGGACAGTGCAGAGGTTACCGTCTCGCTGATTCGGTCGAGCTCTTTCTGTGTGAGCCCGCCGTTTTCAAAGGGAGCTTCAACGAATAGGA
The sequence above is a segment of the Thermovibrio ammonificans HB-1 genome. Coding sequences within it:
- a CDS encoding helix-turn-helix domain-containing protein, with amino-acid sequence MPKEIVSHKPEEVNTITVRLRAANPSFLMYPTALFKAGSRFKWKARFLIGMGYLYALCFNGSTARTTTEELRRVLSTKSKSRIEELFKEIETLNRLAVVEAGGEHPDKFVRWIKGKRGRGGRTEVELVLPQDLSFIYPDNRFFPVPKIAFLLPVSAQAKALYLYLHYLKDKETSKAVASTRSIARAISIDKASVGKLTEELVSRGVLSVKTSRKGTEFFVRSPVHWPDETLLEIAQLYSLSHPFLKEWSIALPEKSPTRSHLSEKFPNRRTPPKNSPIDGHQIPQYTDTNLKNSPIDGHQKPAGGSKPKAQESLTTSKKRITTSIYPPTSNNIYGGGEKHNIQNSSNNKKLREREGRCAEVTGKTATQRQKPETTGKDPKVLKDKQKAAKLGSTNKLAERLDKQELQRILKALKELAAPVMKLAGDTGILGRVEGRYEALKDIYGSYWFVPAYIYELLSLRPGSGYGPRVNVNPIGLLISFALKDSPASFWNMERVFRNLYLGRAS
- a CDS encoding TraC family protein encodes the protein MKVEEFLKSLQSSPPLREELHAKEFRNGTLKTTDERFARVLFVEAPFENGGLTQKELDRISETVTSALSDFEDGLKVDITVVRDRKVEEFLREYEKLTQKRPERFRKLSRGVISLIEERASGAEGRIPVPRRTRLFITVSSLPEKGSIPAAVRELLPFYGEEDSEEVVRNAAGKLISALESVGVKAREATKEEVLSLFYFVLNPRKSYLVNPPAFESIPDAVSQSYCEVVNDKVNRLSYLRIDETPAYPIRFKKLTQFTVGQMGRFLLDYWEGDCVLNFSIYFSQKVLGKSFELITKRMIKNAYRQSPEDAEVQDKYDELMEFERRIHRGDRPIFFDFNGVLYGGTPVEVQSYLKRLKRVKVRGEDGQEVSLFGEDEVEVDRYTPVHTLLQSLPARINATEYRRRTMLSNACDYSYTLGPIRFPGSESRPSSLFLTREGDLVNFSLFDAMLNAWLAIITGDTGSGKSYTANYFISDLIAQGVKLWVIDKQDSYVKLCKYAGGDYYRVTLENPVSFNVFDGTTIKAVSDEEKEYRAEKLRLLLSFLRAVLGRDRKLTVVEEGVLTEAVSEFLRRGGTSSVPLLGDFRRFLKDFGTTQTQRETAQRFYSILAAYTEEDGLGKFFNRPTSFNEDAQVSILELGAVQDNTALVETLLMVFLSYVNYYSYRNRKEHKCFVGDEIWSFLSSPEIANFFVTIFRTYRKLGTGAVLISQYLKDFTGETGGVDLSAILKSTFIFITMNQPYGDLKELREKGLIPFREEDLRYFDTSNPDSVDELLRPKREFHLALKNYGGRKNKSAVLLPVITPFHDWLFTTDSHRVALFMEELAIKMAQEGLNESEAVAAVADELARRFPFGVGLNS